caaaacgcACAAACGACGTGGCTTTCAAGTGGCATGGACTTTTAAATTTCAtagcaaaattttcttttgtttggtcgCCTTAGTTGTTTGCCTTAGTTGTTTTGGCATGAACAATGTTGGCTCAATACCATTCACACGTCCTTAGTGTTGTTGAATGgaccattgtttttttatcgGAGGTTtcctttagttttttcttttcaactgGTGGAAGttaataactttaaaattGGTAccactttgatttttttagaattttgatCATTATGCATTCTAGTGTCAGAAGACACAACATGGATGCTTGAAACATATGTGGCAGAAGAGAGTGATTCAACTTCCTACTATGATTAGTTGAAGCTTGAAGCTACTACTGTATCtttaaagtaataaaattGAAGTTATAGAAATATGACTGTAGTTGATAAACATATAAGTAGACtatttttaagataaaaaatattagatgaTTATCCTAAATCTTGTTGCATATCATCTATCAACAACTTTGaaagtttgatttgtttctgaGTAATACTACTTTTTgcagattttgtttctaatgacacaaaatatcattttagCAATTAACTATAATtccttttttatattgttcTCTTTATGGAAGAGAATAGTAGCCTCTGAATTTtctaattcaaaaaaatatcaatggTCTATCACGAAGTGTTATActattcaattcaaaattaattgaatacTTAGACTAATCAAGGTAAAATAATACACGCATTTGACTCTTAtcacgaagaaaaaaaaaaggtaagagaaaaatatttataacgggaaaataaataacaaacaaaagaaacgaATAAGATGAGATTTAATGATTAacaatgatttaaaaaaaaaacattggtcAAAGCACGAAGTAAGTCAACTAGTGCCGTCCATATGAATCACATTGGACCCCACCATATAcatgtatattttgttaacctctttttagtaaaatatctttaattttttgaacatttcaAAATGATgccaatttcttctctttagtCGTCTAAAACTTAGTTAAATAACACTTTTAAATCTCTGGAGAAGcaaatatatcttttaatGCTACATAAGTCACATTCACCATATATTGTATGTAACGtaatttttagatttacaTTATGCAAAAGTTTTATCTATTATCATAAACTTACCAACTCTGACACGAAGTCAAACTACTCTGGACCGGTCAACTTAGATGTCACAACTGCTCACCTAATTGTTGCCCTCGCGAGTTAACTTAAATAAAGTAATctaattttatggtttttttaaccaaatcaCACGattaaaatttctaaactCACACATActtcaatatatataagttcaaactgtcaaaatttattaaatgttACCCACTAGGATAAGTTCTTGAGTGCGCAAGTGGTACCgtacaaattaaaagaaaagctaatggtgaatcaaaaacaatatttgtaattgtttactttttctaagGAGAACTAAAATGAGTTATGGTTTAGTTTTAGTCATATGAGACTCATCTAGTCgataaaacatcaattttgtttttgttctaaaCGACTTCAAAgttcaatttttgaaatattcaaCAAATGCGGTATTTTTCCTTaagaaatttttgataaagacTAGTAACGTAATATATACGTTTATACGGGTCAAAATTAGCATAATATGATGACTCAATTTCAcctttttgtaattaatttttgtgtttgaggAAAAGTCTAATAAATAGGAATAAATCTGTGTGATGTTCAAAGTTTTTCAGTTGCTTGGTCTACGTGCGGGctgctttgtgtttttttccaacttctctttttctcaaatCTCTTTCCACACATGAATTTCCAtgaaattcatcttcttccccgATAATTTCCACATCTTCTCGAGGAACATCGCAGAGGACAGTAAAGAAGCAAACCAAGAAGACCAAGTGGAGGAGGACGATGACTATGGTGACGCGTGTGATCATGACGGATGATGATTCTCAGTCACTttgctttctttgtttcttactcttctttttcatcactggtaatttcttctcttcttctgttgtttgAATTTGAGTTTCGTTGAGAGTTTTTGGGAATTGTaatgtcttctcttcttgagTATGAGTTTTgggtttctgtttctttcacGTTTCCTTCAAATGGGTTcagggttttaaaatttgacgTGATTTTTTGGGGGTTTCATTGCTTTCATCAATTCAAGGTTTTACATTGTACGTAAATGAATCgcaaagttttaatttttactctGTTTGATGTCGTTGATGAGTATTTTAGCTGagttttttgatgtttttcttctatggCAGCTATAGCAGTGGCTGGAGATTCTCTGGACAGTGATAGAGAAGTCTTGTTAAGCCTAAAATCGTACCTTGAATCACGGAACCCACAGAACCGAGGACTATACACGGAATGGAAAATGGAGAACCAAGATGTTGTGTGTCAATGGCCTGGAATCATATGTACACCTCAGAGAAGTAGAGTTACAGGGATCAATCTAACTGATTCCACCATTTCAGGTCCTCTATTCAAGAACTTCTCCGCTTTAACGGAGCTCACATATCTCGATTTATCAAGGAATACGATCGAAGGGGAGATTCCAGATGACTTGAGCCGTTGTCACAACTTAAAGCATCTGAATCTTTCTCATAATATCCTTGAAGGAGAGCTAAGTTTACCCGGGTTGTCAAATCTTGAGGTTCTTGATCTTTCGTTGAATAGGATTACGGGTGATATTCAGTCTAGCTTCCCATTGTTCTGCAACAGTTTGGTTGTTGCAAATCTGTCGACCAACAACTTTACTGGAAGAATCGATGACATCTTCAACGGGTGTAGGAATCTCAAGTATGTTGACTTCAGTTCCAATAGATTCAGTGGAGAAGTGTGGACTGGTTTTGGGAGGCTGGTCGAGTTTTCAGTTGCTGATAATCATCTCTCCGGGAATATCTCTGCTTCAATGTTCAGGGGGAACTGTACTTTGCAAATGTTGGATTTGTCTGGGAACGCTTTTGGTGGGGAATTTCCAGGCCAAGTTTCGAATTGCCAGAATCTAAATGTACTGAATCTTTGGGGAAACAAGTTCACAGGGAACATTCCAGCTGAGATTGGTTCCATATCCTCTCTCAAAGGTTTGTACTTGGGGAATAATACATTTTCTCGAGACATACCGGAAACTCTCCTGAACTTGACCAACTTGGTGTTTCTGGATTTGAGCAGAAACAAATTTGGAGGAGACATTCAAGAAATCTTTGGGAGATTCACGCAAGTAAAGTATCTAGTCTTGCATGCAAACTCATACGTAGGAGGCATCAATTCTTCCAACATCCTCAAGTTACCCAATCTTTCAAGGCTAGATTTGGGCTACAACAATTTCTCGGGACAGTTACCTACTGAAATTTCTCAGATACAGAGTTTGAAGTTCTTGATTCTTGCTTATAATAACTTCAGTGGCGATATACCACAGGAGTATGGGAACATGCCGGGGCTTCAAGCACTTGATCTCTCCTTTAACAAGCTGACCGGTTCGATACCAGCTTCATTTGGGAAATTGACCTCTCTTTTGTGGCTAATGCTTGCAAACAACTCTCTATCAGGAGAAATCCCTCGAGAGATTGGCAACTGCACAAGCCTTTTGTGGTTTAACGTGGCAAACAACCAGCTCTCTGGTAGATTCCATCCTGAATTGACTAGAATGGGGAGTAATCCTTCTCCAACATTTGAAGTGAATAGGCAAAACAAAGACAAGATAATTGCTGGTTCTGGTGAATGCTTGGCGATGAAGAGATGGATTCCAGCGGAGTTCCCTCCGTTCAACTTTGTATACGCAATTCTAACCAAAAAGAGTTGCAGAAGCCTATGGGACCATGTTCTCAAAGGGTACGGTCTCTTTCCTGTCTGTTCTGCTGGTTCCACGGTACGCACGCTTAAAATTTCAGCCTATCTTCAGCTCAGTGGAAATAAGTTTTCAGGTGAGATTCCTGCAAGCATCTCTCAGATGGACAGGCTGAGCACACTACATTTGGGTTTCAATGAGTTTGAGGGGAAACTGCCTCCAGAGATAGGACAATTGCCTCTTGCATTCCTCAACCTTACTCGAAACAATTTCTCGGGCGAGATTCCTCAAGAAATCGGAAATCTGAAGTGCCTGCAGAATCTTGATCTGTCTTTCAACAATTTCTCTGGAAACTTTCCAACGAGTTTGAATGACTTGAATGAGCTGAGTAAGTTCAACATCTCATATAACCCTTTCATTTCTGGCGCGATACCAACAACAGGACAAGTAGCAACCTTTGACAAAGACTCCTTTCTTGGAAATCCGCTGCTGCGGTTTCCTAGTTTCTTCAACCAATCAGGGAACAACACGAGGAAGATTTCCAACCAAGTCCTAGGAAACAGGCCAAGaactcttcttttgatttggaTTTCCTTGGCTCTTGCATTGGCGTTTATTGCATGTTTAGTGGTATCAGGTATTGTACTTATGGTTGTTAAGGCTTCAAGGGAAGCAGAAATCGATCTCTTAGATGGGTCGAAAACCAGACATGACATGACTTCCAGTTCAGGTGGATCATCGCCATGGCTATCAGGAAAAATCAAGGTCATTCGCTTAGACAAATCAACTTTCACATACGCTGACATTCTGAAAGCAACCAGTAACTTCTCTGAGGAGAGAGTGGTAGGTAGGGGAGGCTATGGAACTGTTTACAGAGGCGTATTGCCTGATGGAAGAGAAGTTGCAGTCAAGAAGCTTCAGAGGGAAGGCacagaagcagagaaagagTTCAGAGCTGAAATGGAAGTTCTAAGTGCCAACGCATTTGGAGATTGGGCACATCCGAACCTCGTGAGGCTATATGGATGGTGCCTAGATGGGTCAGAGAAAATCTTGGTGCACGAATACATGGGAGGCGGGAGCTTAGAGGAGCTCATcacagacaaaacaaaacttcaatGGAAGAAACGTATTGATATAGCCACAGATGTAGCAAGGGGATTAGTGTTTTTACACCACGAATGCTACCCTTCCATCGTTCACAGAGACGTCAAAGCCAGTAACGTTCTTTTGGATAAACACGGGAATGCGAGAGTGACGGATTTTGGACTAGCAAGACTCTTAAATGTAGGAGATAGCCATGTGAGCACAGTGATTGCAGGCACAATCGGGTATGTAGCTCCCGAGTATGGACAAACTTGGCAAGCCACCACAAGAGGAGATGTTTACAGCTACGGAGTATTGACCATGGAACTCGCGACGGGTAGAAGAGCTGTTGATGGAGGAGAAGAGTGTTTGGTCGAATGGGCAAGACGTGTAATGACAGGTAACATGACAGCCAAAGGTTCACCAATAACCCTGTCAGGGACCAAACCAGGGAACGGAGCTGAGCAAATGACTGAGCTACTAAAGATTGGTGTGAAGTGTACAGCTGATCATCCTCAGGCAAGACCAAACATGAAAGAAGTTCTAGCTATGTTGGTTAAGATATCCGGTAAAGCAGAGCTCTTCAATGGCTTATCTTCACAAGGTTACATAGAAATGtaaaaatctttctttcttttcttctttcagattTATTATACAGAACAAcagagttttcttcttcaccatttttCGTTTCATTGTTTCTGATTCTTCTTGTACACAGAACCTCATTGTTATCAGACAGATAGGGATAGAGAAAGGTAGTTTTGTTCGCAATGTACAGAGACACAATCTGAAAATaaagatcttctcttcttcttgtctatATTGAGTGTAAACAACGTTGGCTCTATCTCGTGTTTCTTACAAGTCAGGAAACATAcaggaagaaagaaacagtACAATGAGTCAGGTTGCAATCTCTCTGATCAGCCAGTTTAAGCTCGGGAAGGCAAAATAAAGGACGAGAAACGACGGGACAGCCAAAGCAAACgtaacaaagaaataaaccCCGAGAACTGCAGCACTCACAGGGATTGCATATAAAGCCATCAACAGGAATATGACTACCAGAGGAAACTTAGCCAACAAATGAGCAACAAGAGCCATTGACTTACGTACCGAGTCATGGAGCCTCCCAGTTCTGAAGAATCCTCTGGTCACACCATTCCACCAGCTGCGATTGTCCAGCAACCCTTCATCACCCAAGGCGGTATTACTCACTCCATCACACCTATTTCTCAAGTCTCTCTGCCCTGAAGCAACCCTTTTGTTGTCGCTGGGTGCCTCCGATCTGGAGCCATTCATGCTTTCTACCATCCACAGAAGGTAAAAGTTCTTGGAAGGAAATCTGATGGTTCCATTGCAAACCAGCCTTAAAGAGAGAATATTGCACCAAGGGCAAGCAACGAAGAAGGGAAGCTGGAATGGTAAAGCAGAGGATTTGATGACAATGGCACGTTGAAGCCCTAAGAGACAGTACTTGCAGATTGTATGACCACACCATAAGACATAAGGTACATTCTCAACAACGTTGAATGATTCCCAGCAAATGGGACACTCcaatttttcttcctttgttgtCTTTCTTCCATCTCCTGATCTATCTAAAGTAGCTCTTCTTGGTTTTGTAGCAGCTTCTTCTCCCTTCGATATAAAACCTTCTCTGATCGATTTTGAAGCTAAATTCCACATAGCAATGGAGGGATCCACAAAGATAATCACTTTGAATCTTTCTCTCTGCAACAAGAAaatcacacacacatacactaCATAATCAGATATGAGATTTACAATCCAACCCCCAAAGATTGGACCGAGAACATACAAAAAGTAACGAACTTGATGAAACCCAAGAAATCATTAACAGAATTACAGAAAACGAAATACACTTACAAGAGTTTATCCGGtcatgaagatgaagatcattgcaaaaacaaaaaatgcaaCAGCTACGTCGTTGAGTTATATAATATCTCCGAAGCTCTGATGTAACCAGCGAGAAGAAAACCGGCTGAAAAAGAGACACGCGTCGTAAAACATGGTGACTCTGAAACGCCTTTCAATGTTTCCGCCGCCCCCACCGATTTCCTCACCTTATCCGTTTCTGTTTTCAGGTTTAACTACCAAAACGCATCGTTTCACTATACCGCCAAAATTAAACTACCGGTTTAGTTCCGTAATTTTCTATTACCGAAATCGGTTAAAGTAAAATAGTAGTTGTCGGTGAGAGTGAGCTGTAcgcgtttcttcttctccttgtgcGCTTTCTGGATCGAACGAAGCATTTTCCTCCgacaatatatttttaagtaatgACAATGTTTCCGCATTATTGGGTTTAATTCCATTTttaaattagggttcttcagATCGacaaatctttctctttctctttccccGATCGGAATCATGCTAAAGATCTGAACTTTTTCTCAGATCCGTGAATAAGTAAGTACGGAGAGACAGAAACATACTCAGACTGATCTGAGGAAAACAAAGTTGATGGTCGCAAACCTGTAAGTGAAATCTATAGAGAGAgacgttgaagaagaaaatgggtcAAGATGGTTCGCCGGCGCATAAAAGACCATCCGGAAGCGGCGGAGGACTTCCGACGACGACGTTAACCAACGGTGGAGGAAGAGGTGGTCGTGGTGGTTTGTTACCTCGAGGTAGACAGATGCAGAAGACGTTTAACAACATCAAGATCACAATTCTCTGTGGTTTCGTCACAATTCTCGTCTTACGTGGCACTATCGGTGTTGGTAACCTAGGAAGCTCAAGCGCCGATGCAGTTAACCAGAACATCATTGAGGAGACTAACCGGATTCTAGCTGAGATCCGATCTGATTCGGATCCAACCGACTTGGATGAGCCTCAGGAAGGTGATATGAATCCCAATGCGACGTATGTTCTAGGTCCTAAGATCACGGATTGGGATAGTCAACGTAAGGTATGGTTGAATCAGAATCCTGAGTTTCCTAGTACTGTCAATGGCAAAGCTCGAATCTTGCTTTTAACAGGATCTCCTCCTAAGCCTTGTGATAACCCCATTGGTGATCATTATCTTTTGAAATCTGTGAAGAACAAGATTGATTATTGTAGGCTTCATGGAATTGAGATTGTGTATAACATGGCTCATTTGGATAAGGAACTCGCTGGCTATTGGGCAAAATTACCAATGATTAGGAGGTTGATGTTGTCTCATCCAGAAGTTGAGTGGATCTGGTGGATGGATAGTGATGCTTTGTTCACTGATATACTGTTTCAGATCCCTTTGGCTAGGTATCAGAAGCATAATCTAGTGATTCATGGTTATCCGGACTTGTTGTTCGATCAGAAGTCGTGGATTGCTTTGAACACAGGTAGTTTTCTGCTGAGGAATTGTCAGTGGTCGTTGGATTTGTTAGATGCTTGGGCGCCTATGGGACCTAAAGGGCCAATTCGTGATGAGGCCGGGAAGGTATTGACGGCTTATCTGAAAGGTAGACCAGCTTTTGAGGCAGATGATCAGTCAGCATTGATCTATCTCCTGCTTTCTCAGAAAGATACATGGATGGAGAAAGTGTTTGTGGAGAATCAATACTATTTGCACGGGTTTTGGGAAGGTTTGGTTGATAGGTATGAGGAGATGATAGAGAAGTATCACCCGGGATTGGGTGATGAGAGATGGCCATTTGTGACCCATTTCGTTGGGTGTAAACCGTGTGGTAGCTATGCTGATTATGCAGTCGAGAGGTGCTTGAAGAGTATGGAGAGGGCCTTTAATTTTGCAGACAATCAAGTGCTCAAGCTGTATGGTTTTAGCCATAGGGGATTGTTGAGCCCCAAGATTAAGAGGATCAGAAATGAGACAGTCTCTCCTTTGGAGTTTGTAGACAAGTTTGATATTCGCAGAACGCCAGTGGAAACCAAACCACAGAACTAGAGGAACACAAGGAGAGGATAGGCTCAGCTCTCATGAGATTGTGGACACGTATAGGTAAATTATATGACACTCACAAATGCAAAGCAAATTTGTTTGCCTGTACTTGCTACTTTACtgtttcttctgcttctcttttttttgtttgttgttgttgcaagAATATTTTAGATGCAAATTCTTTTTCCATagatgtttttgtgttttcttcagTCAAATATATGGAGAAATTTCATACTTTGTTATTGCTCGTGACTGCTATATTCAAGTTTCAGACACTTGAACTCGTTGGCAAACTAACGTCGGAAGAAATGTTTAGAGAATCCATAATATTAGACTGTGGAATAAGGATGCCTGTTACATTGAACGATACAAGACAGATCATTTAACATACTAATTTCCTTCTTCGTAGCTACAAATCGCTCACGAGTTAGTATAGACTAAGTTCCTTAATATTACATGCATCTACAAGATGGGAATGACCAGAAGTGCTCACCGACTGACCAGGAATAGACAGATTAATGATTCATCCTCAGCTAGATCACTTTTTCAGGAGGATCACCAACTTTTTGACTGCTAGACGTATCCCTGCCATTTGCTGATAACTGTAAGGCTCGAGTGAGAAGAATGCATCAACCAGAGTACCGGGAAGTAATGCTGACTCAAGCTTTTCCAAGTTATCGCTACTGACATCGAGCTTTTGATTGGTTCCCAAAGgttcttctttttgatatACCTGCGTTCCACACAGGGTATCATCTCCGTTGGATTCTGAGCTTATACTGTCAACCAGATAAGAATGGGATCAGAGGTTAGGGACTCTCAATGGATTCATTATCATATGTAAAAGATTTAAGAGAGAGTTGAATACTTACTGCAGTCTGGCTGTGGGATAGTTGGCAAAGCCTTCTTTCCTTATAACAGTGGGTCTCCAATCTGAGTTTGTGCTTGAGTCAGTTGGTAAGTTGTGCGCAGCAGCATCAACTGCGTCCAAGATCTTGCATAGATCAAGAGGGGCGTCAACAATAATATTCAACTTTGGACGACCTGCATGATCCACAAACTTCCGGCTTATTCCGAACCGAACTTTCAAGCTATGCCAACACAGATGCAGAGGGGTGTCGTTGTGAAATAGCTTCATTCTCAAGCTCCCACGATAAAACGGGACAAGACTTGCCCTGATGCTAGAAACAGATACTTCATTAACACCCAAAAATGATTCATCTTTGGCATCGGAATCGGGTGATGGAGGTGATTCATCCTGCTGTCTTACAGTTTTCGCTTCTTCTGCAGCATCCGTCTGAAGAGTTCCAATACGTAGTTTACCTATTAAAGTGGTTATATCAATTGGATCTTCTATATCATAACTTGATGCATCACTTTCTGAGCATTCCGTAAGAAGAGAAACGATGGGATGGTTTTTGACGATTGTGGCGTCCACGGAAGAGGAACTCGGATCAGTTTTAGGACTCGAGGAGGAAGAAGTCGAGCTTTCTCTGACTCCATTAGCCACTAACTTCCCATTACTTCGTGTTCTGGGACTTTTTCGTGGGGAAAACCAGCTCATGTCTGTAAGAATGTCAGGAACACTGGACTCCTGTAAACACCAAGTACTTAAGCTCAGTGattttctgttatcatgtcaTATGACAAAGTATACTGCAGTCTTGCAGATCATGTTCAGGGCTTGGAAAAGTTCTGGTCTGCGAAGAAACATGGACACAATTTTTGCAAACTATAATCCTAAAAGTTACAGTTTATCACTTATTCAAGAAATGAGAAGACATCATTACCAGAAACAAGACGGTTGCACAGTACTTGACAACTTCAAGATTCATCCGGACATCATCTAAGCTCCTGGTGAATCATATCCATTGTTTAGTCCCATATTGAAACAACTGTTGAATCGCTAAAAGGCTCAGGGCATCGTTTAGATTTACCTGTGAGCTTGATCTCCTAGCCCGAAGTATGTAGCAAGTGATGCCATCTACATTAGTTAAAAGGAGTAAACTTTAGCAACTCTGATGTGAATCTAACAAGAAAGCTACAGGCATTGAGGTTTATCATTGAGAATCGGGAAAAAGAGAGACCTTCATGTCACCAGCTCTCTTCCCAAACTTCTGAGACAACAATGAAAGCGAATCAATTGTAGCTTTCGGCTCTGGCGGAGAGAGACCAATTTCTGCAAATGCTTCTCTTATTCTTACACAATCGAATCGAATTATGTTATGTCCCGCCCAAATTCGTCCtacaaaaacaccaaaatcaacACTTTTAGCTTCGTGAGAAAGAAAgcgaggaagagagagaatcCCTTACCGTGAAGAATGTCATAGACCTTATCGGCGATTTCAGAGAATGTATGTGCAGAGAGAACTCCGTCGCGCGTAATGCCGCTACGTCGCTTTGTGAGCGTAGAGATTAAGGAAAGATCAGTAGGTCGAACCAAAGTGGAGTAACTATAGAGCTCCTCTAGCCTCCTTGGGCAAACTAAGATGGCCCCAAACTCCAAAATCGCGAAAGGCTCCCCTGATTTGGTCGGAACCGCCGTCTCAAGGTCGAAAAACGCTATCTCGCTTCTCTCATCGCCGCCCAGACTCGAAGCCATTgttgaaaagtgaaaactgatagaaagaaggagaagctaATAGGTGGGTTTTAAAGCGAATGAGCTTCACGCGCCACGTCCTCTTTTTACggaaaaaatctaaactttgaGAGACGCAACTGTAGAATGAGGTTTATCTTGCGTCATCTGCATTCACTTGGAGTGATCAACAAATTTGATTCCTTTCTTCTACATTTTCACACCAAATCGCTTAAATCTAACCACACTTTGAAGCAATATCTTGAATCTGGGGAACCAATCAAAGCTCTTTTAGATTTCCGGCACCGATTCAGACAAAGTCCTAGTTTTGTTGAcagtttttctgttttgtttgcCATTAAAGTTTCGTCAGCTCAGAAAGCTTCCTCACTTGATGGTAGACAGATCCACGCTCTTGTAAGAAAACTAGGTTTCAATGCCgttattcaaattcaaacatcTTTAGTGGGATTCTACTCTTCCGTGGGTGATGTCGATTATGCACGCCAAGTGTTCGACGAAACGCCTGAGAAACAGAACATTGTCTTGTGGACAGCGATGATTTCAGCTTACACTGAGAATGAGAACTCTGTGGAAGCTATTGAGCTGTTTAAACGAATGGAAGCGGAAAAGATCGAACTTGATGGAGTGATTGTGACTGTGGCTTTATCAGCTTGTGCTGATCTCGGGGCGGTGCAGATGGGAGAAGAGATTTATTCGCGTAGTATCAAGAGAAAACGAAGATTGGCTATGGATTTAACTCTGAGAAATTCACTTCTTAACATGTACGTGAAATCTGGGGAAACTGAGAAAGCTAGGAAACTCTTTGATGAAAGTATGAGAAAAGATGTGACTACTTACACATCTATGATCTTCGGGTATGCTTTAAACGGTCAAGCTCAAGAATCTTTAGAACTcttcaagaaaatgaagacGATTGATCAGAGCCAAGATACTGTCATTACTCCAAATGATGTGACTTTCATCGGCGTCTTGATGGCTTGTAGTCACAGTGGCTTAGTAGAAGAAGGAAAACGACATTTCAAGAGCATGATTATGGATTACAATCTGAAACCTAGAGAAGCTCATTTCGGATGTATGGTGGATTTGTTTTGTCGGTCAGGTCATTTGAAAGATGCTCACGAGTTCATCAATCAGATGCCGATAAAGCCAAACACAGTGATATGGAGAACACTGCTAGGCGCTTGCAGTCTTCACGGGAATGTTGAGCTCGGAGAAGAAGTTCAGAGACGGATCTTTGAGTTAGATCGTGATCATGTCGGAGATTATGTTGCGTTGTCAAATATCTACGCTTCAAAAGGAATGTGGGATGAGAAATCAAAGATGAGGGATCGtgtgaggaagagaagaatgcCTGGTAAAAGCTGGATTGAACTCGGAAGCATTATCAATGAGTTTGTCTCAGGACCTGATAATAACGATGAGCAGCTGATGATGGGAGAGATTAGTGAGGTTTTGAGATGTTTAGTTTCTTGTATGACAAGTTTTGATTGTGTAATAGGGAAAAAAATGTAGACCAAAAGAGTCTAGTGGAAGTTAATCAAAGCCCACTTGTAGGAGCCTGTGGCCcaacaaattaaatcaaaattgataacttaaataattttaagttttcacttttatcaaaaaggggcctgggaaaaaaacaaatatcaaagaaaGCCCAAAAAAGACGGagaaatcagatttttttgaatttaagaaattaaaaaaaaaaaaggagagctCCGTCTTCGTTGCTTTTTCGAGCGGTGCCTAGTCTCAACTTCCATGGCTGACATCTTACCTTCAAATTTTctcaaaccaaccaaaaagcttcttctccttttctaaaatttcatcAAACCCTATAGGGTTTTCTCAAtacaattgattttttttttcttcttcttctctatggATACGACCCTTTCTCCCGCCGTGGAGGCGGAACAAATCGCCGACTCAACGATCGACACTGTTTCTCGTTTGATCGCCGGCGTTTTCTCCGGCGCACTTACTGGAATCTTCGCTATGGGTATTAATATGTTTTGCCGTTTTgatcatcttttgtttgtgCATTTGAGTAGAGGAAAGTTTTCCCTTTTGTGAGAATTGTGACGATTTTGTTCCCTCTAAGTTGTTCGTTTCTATCCTTTTGGTCAACTCTTGATCTCTTGCAACAAATATTTCTTGTGGGCCTGCAAATTTTGTGAAAAAGGTTACATTTTTCTGTCTTGAGAGATTTGGTTGAACATCGTTCAGATCATTAGTCAGATTATCATACGTG
This sequence is a window from Arabidopsis thaliana chromosome 1 sequence. Protein-coding genes within it:
- a CDS encoding Tetratricopeptide repeat (TPR)-like superfamily protein (Tetratricopeptide repeat (TPR)-like superfamily protein; CONTAINS InterPro DOMAIN/s: Pentatricopeptide repeat (InterPro:IPR002885); BEST Arabidopsis thaliana protein match is: Tetratricopeptide repeat (TPR)-like superfamily protein (TAIR:AT4G21065.1); Has 30893 Blast hits to 12576 proteins in 195 species: Archae - 0; Bacteria - 17; Metazoa - 10; Fungi - 48; Plants - 30449; Viruses - 0; Other Eukaryotes - 369 (source: NCBI BLink).), yielding MRFILRHLHSLGVINKFDSFLLHFHTKSLKSNHTLKQYLESGEPIKALLDFRHRFRQSPSFVDSFSVLFAIKVSSAQKASSLDGRQIHALVRKLGFNAVIQIQTSLVGFYSSVGDVDYARQVFDETPEKQNIVLWTAMISAYTENENSVEAIELFKRMEAEKIELDGVIVTVALSACADLGAVQMGEEIYSRSIKRKRRLAMDLTLRNSLLNMYVKSGETEKARKLFDESMRKDVTTYTSMIFGYALNGQAQESLELFKKMKTIDQSQDTVITPNDVTFIGVLMACSHSGLVEEGKRHFKSMIMDYNLKPREAHFGCMVDLFCRSGHLKDAHEFINQMPIKPNTVIWRTLLGACSLHGNVELGEEVQRRIFELDRDHVGDYVALSNIYASKGMWDEKSKMRDRVRKRRMPGKSWIELGSIINEFVSGPDNNDEQLMMGEISEVLRCLVSCMTSFDCVIGKKM